The Sardina pilchardus chromosome 19, fSarPil1.1, whole genome shotgun sequence genome window below encodes:
- the commd3 gene encoding COMM domain-containing protein 3: MELSESVQRGLQYLADSVHFDLKTFTAFTEVAFGSLVSRSECGLDHPQLKHIDQSLLKHCHIATTTFILEGVKQNADKSTLSSCLEDVSFDAERIDVFYSSYQRHKRSLENLLESIGGSPPHVTDVLWRLDYCIKNSHVHKVNQPSYLISFHVENGDSGTSSKEVNFNCTMEQLQDMVGKMKDAAKSLEKATQS, encoded by the exons ATGGAGTTGTCTGAGTCTGTGCAAAGAGGTCTGCAATATCTTGCAGATTCGGTGCATTTTGACCTGAAAACCTTCACCGCATTCACAGAGGTAGCCTTCGGGAGCTTGGTCTCCCGGTCTGAATGTGGACTGG ATCACCCACAATTGAAACATATCGATCAAAGTTTACTGAAGCATTGCCATATTGCCACAACAACTTTCATACTTGAAGGTGTGAAGCAAAATGCTGACAAATCTACATTAAG CTCATGCCTGGAAGACGTTTCATTTGATGCTGAGAGGATAGACGTGTTTTACAGTTCATACCAG CGCCATAAAAGAAGTCTGGAAAACCTTTTGGAGAG TATCGGAGGAAGTCCCCCTCACGTAACAGATGTCTTATGGCGACTAGACTACTGTATCAAG AACAGTCATGTCCACAAGGTCAACCAACCGTCCTATTTGATCTCTTTTCATGTGGAG aatgGTGATAGTGGAACATCCTCGAAAGAAGTTAATTTTAATTGTACAATGGAACAACTTCAG GATATGGTGGGGAAGATGAAGGACGCTGCAAAAAGTTTGGAGAAAGCGACACAGTCCTAA